A stretch of the Malus sylvestris chromosome 10, drMalSylv7.2, whole genome shotgun sequence genome encodes the following:
- the LOC126587968 gene encoding protein G1-like1, with amino-acid sequence MSAAAAAAAAAAVSRSSSTNSNSITYNYRHQPLFKPSPLTAVVPVLSRYESQKRRDWITFGQYLKNHRPPLNLSRCSGAHVLEFLRYLDQFGKTKVHADACPFYGHPNPPAPCPCPLRQAWGSLDAIIGRLRAAFEENGGQPETNPFGARAVRLYLKEVRDSQAKARGIAYEKKKRKKVGPSQQPEGQDDVEQQQGQHGTFGSDYGYGAAVTSSAAAARCSMMPLSVLI; translated from the coding sequence ATGTCAGCAGCAGCCGCAGCCGCCGCCGCTGCGGCAGTGAGTAGGTCTAGCTCCACCAACAGTAATTCTATCACCTACAACTACCGCCACCAACCGTTATTCAAGCCGTCCCCGCTAACGGCCGTGGTGCCGGTGCTGAGCAGGTACGAGTCCCAGAAGCGGCGGGACTGGATCACGTTTGGGCAGTACCTCAAGAACCACCGCCCGCCGCTGAACCTGTCCCGCTGCAGCGGGGCCCACGTGCTGGAGTTCCTTAGGTATTTGGATCAGTTCGGGAAGACTAAGGTCCATGCGGACGCTTGCCCTTTCTACGGGCACCCTAACCCTCCTGCACCCTGTCCGTGCCCGCTGCGGCAGGCCTGGGGCAGCCTCGACGCAATCATTGGAAGGCTTCGGGCAGCGTTTGAGGAGAACGGCGGGCAGCCCGAGACCAACCCGTTTGGGGCACGAGCAGTGAGGCTGTACCTGAAGGAGGTCAGGGACAGCCAGGCCAAGGCCAGGGGAATTGCTtatgagaagaagaagagaaagaaagtaGGTCCATCACAACAGCCGGAAGGGCAAGATGATGTGGAGCAGCAGCAGGGGCAACATGGTACTTTTGGTTCAGATTATGGGTATGGTGCTGCTGTTACTTcatctgctgctgctgctaggTGCTCTATGATGCCTTTGTCTGTGCTAATCTGA